A single window of Rana temporaria chromosome 1, aRanTem1.1, whole genome shotgun sequence DNA harbors:
- the LOC120916282 gene encoding acidic leucine-rich nuclear phosphoprotein 32 family member B-like → MDMKKRLTLELRNRKAAEVKEMVLDNCRSDDGKITGLTSDFGNLEFLSMININLLSVSNLPNLGQLKKLELSDNRISGGLEVLAEKTPNLTHLNLSGNKIKDINTLEPLKKLTNLMSLDLFNCEVTMLNNYRESVFALLPQLTYLDGFDADDQEAPDSDPEPDGEDADENGEDGEDDEDEEELDEDELDEEDEDGVDDEEDVEEEEEGEEEEDEDDDVPQGEKRKRDLEDEGEDDFDEEEEDDE, encoded by the exons ATGGACATGAAGAAGAGGCTCACCTTGGAGCTGAGGAACAGGAAGGCGGCTGAG GTTAAAGAGATGGTTTTGGATAACTGCCGCTCAGATGATGGCAAAATTACAGGCCTCACATCAGACTTTGGGAACTTGGAGTTCCTGAGCATGATAAATATCAACTTATTATCGGTGTCCAATCTTCCAAACCTTGGGCAATTAAAGAAG TTGGAACTCAGTGACAACCGGATTTCTGGAGGTTTAGaggttcttgcagagaaaacgcCAAACCTGACACACTTAAACCTCAGTGGAAATAAAATTAAGGACATTAACACTCTTGAGCCACTG AAAAAACTGACTAATCTCATGAGTTTAGACCTGTTCAACTGTGAAGTGACCATGCTGAACAACTACAGAGAGAGTGTATTTGCATTGCTGCCTCAGCTTACTTACCTTGATGGCTTTGATGCTGATGACCAGGAAGCTCCAGATTCTGACCCAGAACCAGATGGAGAAGATGCAGATGAAAATGGAGAAG ATGgagaggatgatgaagatgaagaaGAACTTGATGAAGATGAACTtgatgaggaggatgaagatGGAGTGGATGATGAG gaggatgtggaagaagaggaggaaggagaggaggaagaggatgaagatGATG ATGTACCCCAGGGAGAAAAACGAAAAAGGGATTTGGAAGATGAAGGAGAGGATGACTTTgatgaggaggaagaagatgaTGAATAA